In one Saccharibacillus brassicae genomic region, the following are encoded:
- a CDS encoding TetR/AcrR family transcriptional regulator, whose product MESKQPGKRMTSRDLQAVHRRQQILQTAKQLFASKGYHAVSMRELNKAIGMADALTYHYFPGGKFEILTTVLQTAQEERIGGIVLFFQKIFAKTDLPLSHVLTELIVGLAQKLTEDQAYFQILLRERSLLSDEQKEALDSVTRLPFEAMSDYLSQRAEQGDIRYMDFSLASSQFLAHIVFTVIQQLLRGNRMEQEEARTLSQFYMELWAKPISE is encoded by the coding sequence ATGGAATCGAAACAGCCCGGCAAACGTATGACAAGTCGAGATCTTCAAGCTGTACATCGCAGACAGCAGATCCTCCAGACGGCCAAGCAACTTTTTGCGAGCAAAGGGTATCATGCCGTATCGATGCGCGAGCTGAATAAAGCGATCGGCATGGCGGATGCCCTGACGTATCACTATTTTCCCGGCGGCAAATTCGAAATTCTGACCACCGTGCTGCAAACGGCGCAGGAAGAACGGATCGGCGGCATCGTTTTGTTTTTTCAAAAGATTTTTGCAAAAACCGATCTGCCCCTGTCCCATGTATTAACGGAACTGATTGTCGGACTGGCGCAGAAATTGACGGAAGACCAAGCCTACTTCCAGATTCTGCTTCGCGAGCGCTCTCTGCTGAGCGACGAACAGAAAGAAGCGCTCGACAGCGTCACCCGTCTTCCGTTCGAAGCGATGTCCGATTATCTGTCGCAGCGCGCGGAGCAGGGCGATATTCGGTACATGGATTTCTCGCTCGCTTCCTCGCAGTTTTTGGCGCATATCGTGTTTACCGTGATCCAGCAGCTGTTGAGGGGAAACCGCATGGAGCAGGAGGAAGCCCGGACATTATCGCAATTCTACATGGAGTTGTGGGCCAAACCGATCAGCGAATAA